The Primulina tabacum isolate GXHZ01 chromosome 16, ASM2559414v2, whole genome shotgun sequence genome window below encodes:
- the LOC142528894 gene encoding auxin-responsive protein IAA12-like isoform X2, which yields MSTFSEESSSYPDGSELELGLGLSFGGVGGGNPKSKTPSVAAARGSLDHFVRILTAEDFPSVLSDKYSSSSSSSSSSTIKDKNNGCCGSKRTAEPSSPPGHSGVSQVVGWPPIRAYKMNSLVIHSRIPAVEEFTSTIDKSKNENKSISLEKRLPRTSFFIKVNMEGIPIGRKVDLNAHSCYETLARKLDDMFRPGAAVGPRRSSLEEQAVMAGTRCPVRLLDDSSEFVLVYEDKEGDWMLVGDVPWQMFLSTVRRLKIMKTSEANGLAPRAHKRNMRQLKTPV from the exons ATGTCGACTTTTTCCGAGGAGTCTTCTTCTTACCCGGATGGGTCCGAGTTGGAATTGGGTCTCGGCCTCAGTTTCGGCGGCGTCGGCGGCGGAAATCCTAAGAGTAAGACGCCATCCGTTGCGGCGGCGAGAGGATCGTTGGATCATTTCGTTAGAATCTTGACGGCCGAAGAT TTTCCTTCGGTGCTCTCTGATAAATATTCTTCTTCATCgtcttcttcttcatcttccACTATTAAAGATAAAAACAATGGTTGCTGCGGTTCAAAGAGAACTGCGGAGCCCTCTTCCCCTCCCGGACACTCTGGAGTTAG TCAGGTTGTGGGGTGGCCTCCTATCAGAGCTTACAAAATGAACAGCTTGGTAATTCATTCAAGAATACCAGCTGTCGAAGAATTCACCTCAACCATCGATAAATCTAAAAATGAGAATAAAAGCATTTCACTCGAAAAAAGACTTCCCAGAACCTCTTTCTTTATTAAGGTGAACATGGAGGGGATCCCGATTGGACGAAAGGTGGATCTGAATGCTCATAGCTGCTATGAGACTTTGGCTCGTAAATTGGATGACATGTTTAGGCCTGGTGCAGCAGTTGGCCCAAGAA GATCCAGTTTGGAGGAGCAAGCTGTAATGGCTGGTACGAGATGCCCTGTGAGGTTATTGGACGATTCTTCTGAATTCGTACTCGTATATGAAGACAAAGAAGGAGACTGGATGCTCGTCGGAGATGTCCCTTGGCA GATGTTTCTGAGTACAGTTAGAAGACTTAAAATCATGAAAACATCCGAGGCTAATGGACTTG CTCCAAGAGCTCACAAAAGAAACATGAGACAATTGAAAACGCCCGTTTAA
- the LOC142528894 gene encoding auxin-responsive protein IAA12-like isoform X1 yields the protein MSTFSEESSSYPDGSELELGLGLSFGGVGGGNPKSKTPSVAAARGSLDHFVRILTAEDFPSVLSDKYSSSSSSSSSSTIKDKNNGCCGSKRTAEPSSPPGHSGVSSQVVGWPPIRAYKMNSLVIHSRIPAVEEFTSTIDKSKNENKSISLEKRLPRTSFFIKVNMEGIPIGRKVDLNAHSCYETLARKLDDMFRPGAAVGPRRSSLEEQAVMAGTRCPVRLLDDSSEFVLVYEDKEGDWMLVGDVPWQMFLSTVRRLKIMKTSEANGLAPRAHKRNMRQLKTPV from the exons ATGTCGACTTTTTCCGAGGAGTCTTCTTCTTACCCGGATGGGTCCGAGTTGGAATTGGGTCTCGGCCTCAGTTTCGGCGGCGTCGGCGGCGGAAATCCTAAGAGTAAGACGCCATCCGTTGCGGCGGCGAGAGGATCGTTGGATCATTTCGTTAGAATCTTGACGGCCGAAGAT TTTCCTTCGGTGCTCTCTGATAAATATTCTTCTTCATCgtcttcttcttcatcttccACTATTAAAGATAAAAACAATGGTTGCTGCGGTTCAAAGAGAACTGCGGAGCCCTCTTCCCCTCCCGGACACTCTGGAGTTAG CAGTCAGGTTGTGGGGTGGCCTCCTATCAGAGCTTACAAAATGAACAGCTTGGTAATTCATTCAAGAATACCAGCTGTCGAAGAATTCACCTCAACCATCGATAAATCTAAAAATGAGAATAAAAGCATTTCACTCGAAAAAAGACTTCCCAGAACCTCTTTCTTTATTAAGGTGAACATGGAGGGGATCCCGATTGGACGAAAGGTGGATCTGAATGCTCATAGCTGCTATGAGACTTTGGCTCGTAAATTGGATGACATGTTTAGGCCTGGTGCAGCAGTTGGCCCAAGAA GATCCAGTTTGGAGGAGCAAGCTGTAATGGCTGGTACGAGATGCCCTGTGAGGTTATTGGACGATTCTTCTGAATTCGTACTCGTATATGAAGACAAAGAAGGAGACTGGATGCTCGTCGGAGATGTCCCTTGGCA GATGTTTCTGAGTACAGTTAGAAGACTTAAAATCATGAAAACATCCGAGGCTAATGGACTTG CTCCAAGAGCTCACAAAAGAAACATGAGACAATTGAAAACGCCCGTTTAA
- the LOC142529775 gene encoding photosystem II reaction center PSB28 protein, chloroplastic-like: MATLQSMAFCFPSSNCLSNQSRSIPVSLCGSVHSSLNSSFNGLSLHLPQLCFAKQKQVQNISTLSIMMVKPAIQFIQGTDEQTIPDVRLTKSRDGTNGMAIFTFSEPSVFDSSSVVGDITGFYMLDDEGVIQSVDVNAKFVNGKPAGIEAKYIMRTPREWDRFMRFMERYSNQNGLSFIKK, encoded by the exons ATGGCGACACTGCAGTCAATGGCTTTCTGTTTTCCCAGCTCCAACTGTTTGAGCAACCAATCTCGCTCAATTCCAG TCTCATTGTGTGGAAGTGTTCACTCGAGTTTGAACTCATCGTTCAATGGACTGTCTTTGCACCTACCACAATTGTGCTTTGCAAAACAAAAACAGGTGCAAAACATCTCTACACTCAGCATAATGATGGTGAAACCAGCAATTCAATTCATTCAAGGGACTGACGAACAGACAATCCCAGATGTGAGGCTAACCAAGTCAAGAGATGGAACTAATGGGATGGCAATATTCACATTCTCTGAACCTTCTGTTTTCGACTCGTCTAGTGTCGTCGGTGATATAACCGGTTTCTACATGCTTGACGATGAAGGAGTGATCCAATCAGTTGATGTCAATGCCAAGTTTGTGAATGGGAAACCTGCAGGGATAGAGGCTAAATACATCATGCGAACCCCACGAGAGTGGGACAGGTTCATGAGATTTATGGAGCGTTATTCCAACCAGAACGGATTGTCCTTCATAAAAAAGTGA